The genomic interval ATACTTCATTATATTCTTTAATTATagatcatttttttatttaaaaaataacaataattgaaataatattacaaataataaataaattattaataacaaatacttttttcttaattttgacttacttcaactttatttttcttaataaaaaaagttccctttccattatttttattttctttccccTAAATTTTATGAtagacttttttttaaaaattattatctttaagAAGGAAAATTTaacaatgtttttttaaaaaaaacactggataaaaataatattataataagttATGTTAAATTACAATGTAAtttactaattatattttaagcaGTTTTATACCCAGATTTGAAATAATTGTTTGTGGCAGTTATTCATATTcttgtataataatatttgagTCTATAATTTGAATGTGGGATAGCTTTCtagtatatttttttcaaaaaaaatggCTATTGATGTCTTTCTCATTTCTCACATGATGTATGTATTTatgagtttttttaaaaaagaaaaaacttatatatgttgttttaattGTTATACttgtttagtattttttttatgagatctttcttaattttctataaaaagttGCTATTCAAAATTTTCCCCAAATTTTGCATGAAATATTcagagaaaaaatattataaaatatatataaaaaattaatagtagttgtttttaattaaatttatatatgcaactaaaaaacaaaaatacttTTGCAATTTGTTTGCACTGATTCTTATTCTAGTTTGCTTGATTTACTAAACGGTAACTTATTTTAATCAATTCGGCGGTAAGTTaagtttgatttttaaaaagGGATATAGATTATAAGCAAATGGTAATTCCTAATTTGTCTTTCTATGTTCTTTTTTAAACGTGGTTAAtagttttttaagaaattaatatatataataaaaaaataactttaacaaaaaaaaatcttaaaaaaaaaaaaaatatatatatatatatatatattttttgtttttacatcACAATGAATAAAAGTGTTAAAGATTGTCTAAAtgagaataaaataattaatgattaatattttttaatttaaaaatgtagttaaataaatttaaaaatttgaataaaaaataaaaatttataattatattaatttaaatattaacaaataatGTGAGGAGATATACGTTattaatttacataaactttattttttatacatggGAGGAGTAAAGAACCTAAAACCCAAGAAGAAAACTAAATCTTGATAACTAAACACAGACTAAGTATAAACTTATATCCATCCTTTTGTTCATTGGTAAATTTGCTATGAAAAAGTTGGACTAGCTTTTTCTTACACCAAAAACATGTTtggttatatttatttttaaaaatatttgttaattggTTATGTTCTTGTTctctataaattttataatttttgtagttCTATGAAAATTATTCACTTTTTAGTTTTTtcacttaacaaaattatatgATTCCAAAAGAAAATCTCATTGCGTATGCTTTTAGTCcaagtttttaattttgtttatatcaataagaacaaataattattttctttaaataatctAAACTAGTAGATAAGGAAATGTGTTAAATGTACATTTGACTTTTGGGATGTATGGGTTGAATGAAGTAAGAGAATAAGAGATAGGAAGAAATAAGTTTATGGAATGATTTGATGAAAAAAgaagttaaaataatataaataaattcaataagTGAAActtatataagaaaaattaaatatatgaatatgcTAATTAAATAAGAACCTTAAAGTACTTTGGTTTTCATCTCTaaaacatcttttttttttgttttttttttatttaattgtctTTAAGGTTTTCATAAAAAGACCAAAAACATATAATTGCTATTTTTTATCTTAACAAAATAGTTATGTATTTTCTATATTTGGTTTATATAATCATAATAGATATTTGTAAATTCTTTAAGATTTTGTGAAAAAggtataattgataaaaataataattaatgtcATTTTGAAGGTGACcagtaaaattatataaaaaattataaaaatttgataattaaaactaaaaaaatataaaatatatatttttatctatattcTCATGCAGTATTTATTACCATATATCGTGTTTAAATGAGAGATATTAatagagtttaatttatatttataaaactttgatatattttataataaaaatgtttttgaatatttaaaaaaaaaattatatatatatatatattacttaacCTTAATTagaatattgttattattgttgaacacgatttttttattaacataagcatatatttattatttctagTTGAGGTCAATTAAAGTATGTTGATAAGAGTTAACTCATGTCATTTCTCACAAATGTCAGTCATGATTTTTCTTAATCAACATTAAGAACTATTTTTTACTAATATCAACTACAATTTtacaaaactatttttttatttgttaggtcaaaattatttatcatttatatttattagaacCTTCTTTATCAACATGAATGAATGTATCTACTTTAGATGTGAATAAGTTAGAGAAACTATGTAGTTGTTATTTTTGTTAGATTGAAGCATAACTTTTGTATTTGATATTTCTAGATTTGATATAATTAAAACGCATTATCCAgataatcaaaatttaaaattaaatatttgaaaataaaaccaattcaattatattttattttatttttttaaacgaTGAATTCTATTTAATaagaattggaaaaaaaaaagagataaaagaaTAGAAAGGCAGAAAAAATGAGTCATCTCCTGCACCGCTTGACATTAATGTAATATGTGATAGTGAACAAGGCCATTTAGTTTCATTAGTGAATATAAATACCACACACACCCCATACcttcttcatcattttcttttctGCACTCACTCCAACAATCGTTACCTCGTTATCATcgcttttcttcttctcaattcACTTTTCTTTCACTCCACTGTTCATCCACACTCTCACATTccttctttattatttttcattttttcagtCTAATGATGGTGACGTGTGCAGTGTAGAACAAAAGATGAGTACCAAAACGATGCGTCCTCCCTCTCGCCGTGCACCACTGCCGCTCAACGGTGGTGCTAAGCGGAAAGAGAGGCATCACGGTTCACCGAAACTCAATTCCTCGAAATTGCCCAAGCTTGAGGGTCCCAACCCAGTCTCAACGAACATGCTTCTGGCTGGGTACTTGGCCCATGAATTTCTTAGCAAAGGAACTCTGTTGGGCCGCAGAATGGGCCAGTCCCCGGGCCTGCAAGAGGAGTCACAGGAGCAGAAGTACCAGAGGTATGTGGAGCTAACCCTACTGTTGAAGACGGATGGGGCCCACCTCTTTGACATTGTAAACCCAAACCAGCTGGCCCAGTTCTTAAAGCTATAATTACAAGGTGTTTTCTTCTTAACATTAACACACAAGAAGACCTAGCCAAACAAAAATGGCTAACATAGACTTCCTAGGAACTACCATCAGTGAAAAAGTAGTGAGGAAGATGAATCTGCATTTCTAGTTCTGCTTTCTGCCCATCTATCCATGCATGCAACCACTTTTATATCTAAGATGATCATCATGATGTATGATGTATGATGTGTGATGAATGACTCCATTCTCATCTCACTTTTTAATGCTTTCATAATTCATGGATTCCCAGTTTTTCTTCTCATAACTGTTTTTCTAAGAAATTACTTTTGctgtttcatcttcttcttcttcctcttctgtGTTCATTATTCTTAcattataaattaattgtaaAATCTAAAGACCATAAAGCATATTTGAGTACCTTTGTAAATAGTTTCATTAATTAGTGGTTAAAAATTGTCACGGGTCATcgcttaaatatatatatatatatataataacttaTTAAAGAAGGGTgtttgtaataaaattatactttaaagttttagtatttaaattaaaatgttcATGTTCTTatacatttttcaaatttataaatattctctttaaaaaaattatatatgtacattatttttataaaatcaaatatttaatagtaaAGTATTACTTTAAAGCACAAAatataaagtataaaatataaaattttcataaagATGTTCTATCATTTAATATATGTACCATTAAATATAACCCATTAAGTAAGACATTAAAACActttacttaatattttaataagttttaaataaaataagtatttgttgaattttgtattttttaatataatcttaTCCATTTACAGTGATTACTATTTTAgtcattaaaatataaattaaaattatattattttcttcaataaattattattattttatttctttcttagGAAAAGTGATGCATATATTGAAAGaatataactattttaataaagataattttaaatattatatttgttattatttataaaataatctcaatatAGAAGACGGAAgtgtaacatttttttaatgttcaaaattttgtttttaacctttattattgattaataataaaaataagttaaaaaaaaactaagtttGAATAAGTTTTGATGATTCATAAACGTTCATCCACCACGGATATCATAATATTAtcgatatttatttattataatgattttgaaattaaattataattaatgatgATAATACATTTTTGACAATATATAAAGATGCATgtcaaattttaatttgagaCTTAATTTTTAACATGTGCCATGATTAATACacgttgaaaaaaaatatttataatataagggTGGGTTATTCATTAAACAATATCTAATTTGAATGTTCTATAGATATATGAGTAAacaaacacctttttcagaaatagTTTTGTTTGAAGTACTATGGtgcataataatataaaaattctcttatatattagaattttgatttattatactATAAGATATTGACCTGTTTTActatattgaaaatattaaaagttgaAACATTTGATGCCATTGAAGTAGTGTTCTTCCAGCCGCCACTCTCTGCCATTGTTGTTCTTCCAGCTGGCACTCTTTGTGTCAGTGTTGTCTTTTCCTCTCCTATTAGTACCAATCCAAGGTAAAATATATAGGAATGGTGACAGGTGAGGAGCTTCATCCTTATCTTTTATAACTTACCATGATAAGATGCTCACCTAACTCTTGTCACTTTTGTTAGtccaaacaactttttttttaattcataggGTGGTTATTAAGAGAATTATTGgaaaaactattaaaatgaaaacaaattaaaaatcgaacactctctcttttctctcttcaatatatatattacaagtacattaacttttttttattttgcatgaaattttaattgtttttatgcAGACTGACATGCAGGTTTTCGAGTCATCTCTATATAGATGcatatgaataattaattattttaagaattaaTACAAGATAGGTCAACTTACATTATCAATCTTATAAGTCAAGTTGAATTATCTTAATGTAAGTCAAGTtgaattaaatttgtaaaaatcttaaattaagtTTTATGAATGTTGGATTACATTCTTTAAATAACATCTTAAATATAAGTTTCATGaatgaaaaaatttatataaaagatgAGATTTCTTTAAGTAAGGTATTAGATTCAAAGAACTATTTGATTCaaaagagaaattaaaattaaacattataTTTGACTTAAATAAAGgaattataaataatagaaagggaaaaaattattattacataTTATGTTTAAttcaaagaataaaagaaaacaaatccaagagttttaaaaaaataatttaatattacatTCTTGTAATTCTAAATTTacaaataagtaaaaatatttagttaatatatataatttaaatgttttataaatCATGTCTTCTCTTTcaaaaatgtttatatatatatatataaaacgaTAGATTATTATGGAAGGGATTTTACTTCTCTGCCCTCCAAAAACTTTAAccaaagtaaaaaattatttcctcTCCTAAATCTTGAACAAAACATTATGTACAAATGATTAGTTAATagagaaatatttttcataattgttggagatctcacatcgactagagatgagaatattttattgtatatgttggagatttcacatcgactagatattagagtctttcatagtatataagtgggtgcaaacttcacctcattgagttggttttatgaggttgagttagactttaAGTTCACTTCTTCacatggtatcaaagtcattttgagcctatcctagcgagtatttgttgggtttatcaatccacccgctatcgggccgttatCAGACTacccataacatatatctccacgcacgagttggtagcctcgacgtgagggggtgtggagatcccacatcgactaaatattagagtctttcatagtatataagtgggtgcaaacttcacctcattgagccggttttatgaggttgagttaggctttaAGTCCACTTCTTCacagtatataagtgggtgcaaacctcacctcattgagtcggttttatgaggttgagttaggctttaAGTCCACTTCTTCacagtatataagtgggtgcaaacctcacccccatgagccggttttatgggattgagttagccttaaagtctactttgtaatatggtatcaaagccaTTTCGAGCATATTCTAGAGAGTGTTTGTTGAGCTTATCAAGTCACTTGTTATCTATAGATTAATATAACTTTGAGTAAAACATAACAAAGTAGTTCACTTCTAatttaaaaagtttttcaaatccttttcaaaaacttcCTTTTCTATCTTAAAGAAAATTATGTGTATTCTCTATTTGAAAGAGTTAAACTATCAGGAATATTATAACACACTATAGattaattaactattttaaGATATGATAATTAACTATTTTGATATatgattgattaaaaaaaaatatgtttacaaTGATTCATCTTGACCTGAGATTATATTTAGTTATTTGCACTTCACCAATAGTTTTATTGACATATAAGattgttataaattataaaacccacgttttaattaaaaataaaatttaaatggaTAAAGAATATAAGGTTTACAAATAAATATAGATATTCTTTTATTTCCTTTAGAATTTTTATGTCtcaaaaactttttttatttaaattcactATAGGTTTAGAGAAGTATttgattgttattattttaacaaattataaatttaaggaTGAAGTTATATAAAGTGTTTAGTGAACTAGTAAGAATAAAgttttgataaatttttcaattcttACATAAGATTATgtagtttttcttcttttctttcaataTTTGTTAAAgggaggatttttttttttatgtaggaTTTGATCTTTGGAAACTTTTTTGGATTTCTTTTAGGTTTCTAGAAGTGCTAGAAGAAACTATTAGCTAGTATGCAACATTTGGATATGGAGAGTTAATGTTTGCACTTATTCAAAATAAGTGATTATTTAAATGTGTAGGTGGAAAACTATATGTATATTTTGAGGATCATTGGTGATGTTATAAAAGATTAGTTGGGAAATTATAAACAATGTAAGTGATGTTTTGAATGTTTGGGAATATAGTTGAGAGTTGCTTTTAATGGTGGTTTTCTCTTAATTGATGGAAATATGTGTTTTCAAGCTTAATATTGCTAAAAAAACACCACACCACTTAAACAACATTAAGTGGTATGTAATAATTATTACACTCATCACTGGCTATCAATGAGCGACACTATGGACATTCAAGTGATGATGAATTATATTGCTTAGAAAGAGACTAAGACAACTCTTTTCTCTAAAAGGATATCACTTAACTGACATGATGTTTGCTTAAGTGATGAAAGTGTTGTATAGATCCTAAAACCTTTGGAAAATCATGAAACTATGTTAGGACACTCAAGTGGTGAAATAATTGTTTAAGTGTTGATTGTAGTAATGAGTGAAGCTCTATAACTTGTTGGGAGATATCTAATATGTGTATGTCACTTAAGCATTACACAAATGCTCAAGTGATGAATGTTTAAGCATGGTGAGTAGAGCTTTAGCAAGGAAGAGACAAATTTAACTATGTTCTCATTATACATCTCACTCTATCGGTGTAGTATTGCTTAAGTGAGGAATTTGATCATTGTTGAAGGAAGTGAGGGTATTTAAGTGAAAAAGAGATTTCTTAAGCGAGAAAACCTCGCTCAAGTAAGAAGAGATCGCTTAATTAATAATGGAATGTTATGTTGatgtataaattatgtaattaacTATGTATATTAAGATATGTGATTAATGATGTATGGGTAGATATTTATGATAAGCATAATAAAATGAGATTATGGTTGTGATGTTTAAAAGAGATGTACTATTTGGTACTGACCCCTTGTGGGTGTATGATCCTTTTGTGGATGTTTGGCATACGTATATGATATGAGATGCATATGATGTGATATTTTTATGATATGTAATCATTTTTGGGTGTGGGACCTATTATAGGGGATGACCATTTGAGGGTGTATGTTTCGTGGGATACTTGGGATTGTAGCAAGCTTTACAAGACGATATCAAGCATGTTAGCACATTAATTAAATGAGATATCTTGACTTCATTAATGATCTTATCAAAGATTTAATACATCAGATGGTAAAAAGTTAAAGGAGATTTATGTATCAGTCTTGATCACTAGGTGCACAATGTACCTAGCTTGGCATATGTGTTACTATTTATTAAGGCATGCTTAATGCAAATGTTTTATAGAAGGTGTCCGGTAGCAATTAACATTGCGCATTGAGAATGTTATTGAggatttcaatattttattaacaatGTTTTAGTTTATATTGTTCTTTAGGGATATTATTGAGAAATTCCTTCATTTTGGTTACTATacatttaattttgtaattttattatacaatgatttcacttttcatttgctttatttttagttaattttcTTTCATTAGTAATAAATTGAGTTCATTTTACATAACTGCtttaatattgtatttttaGCTCATGTGATATTTCCTCACTGTTTTGGTCATAATTTGTTTGTAGATATCTTTTTTGTATTATTCCAATTTCATTGGATTTTAAACTTCAAGGAATTTAAAATGGGCATACGGATTGTTGGATTTGGActcttttgttattttttacaatttttagaaGTTGAGGCTAATTTGTTGAAGATTTGTAAAGAAAATCCTACTGGTTTGATTTTGCTTATTTTAGcttatacattttaaattggGTTTCTAGATATGATTAGAGCCCAAACTAGGCCCATAATTTCTTCAGAGTTTTCAAAATTAGGAATTAGGTTGAAAGTCTATTTGAGACCTAATAATGCTCAAAACAGAGACAAAATTCActtgcataatttttttattgttttaattttcctttttttttgtctattttttatctttttatattcTTATATTATTCTTATGATATATTTTAGTTATTCTTTAATGAAAAACTAAATCTCTAGAGATCAATTCATGAAATCAACATCAAACAACATACATGAGTTGAGTTTTGCACTAGTCGTCTATCAATTTGAGTTTGCTCTTCTCTTTCCTAATTTCAGTTAAGCTCTTTGTGATATATATCGATTTGCCTTTctgaaattataatttaaattagaaatcaATTGAATCGTAATTGAATAAGAATTGAAATGAATTAAATGATAAGGATATTTAATTCGCATAAATGAGTTTAGTTGATTAATTGAATCagttaattttgatatttaattttatcttacAATTTACGTTTTGTGTTTTCAAACCCCTAaatcttcaatttttatttgtaCGGAAAGATCCTAAATATTAGATCTAATTGATCACATGTCCGAGAATCAACATAAGTTATGatttatattacaaaatttaaagaaacctcaatatttttttgtttcatcTACAATAGTGAAAATTACTTCtcattttattgttatattgCACACTCATgtcatttccttttttttattcacttttacttttttaattttattatctaaaaaccaaataaaacttctcactttttataaaaaaaacttttcacTTTTCTCAATCAATTGTCATTTTGTAAACTCATGAGTTATAAATTTAtgatgaattaaaatatttgagtatgaatttataattcattttaataaatacaaatacatatatataaaaataaaaaatacgatACAtagtaatgataaaaataaaaaaatatggatagataataataataataaataaagatacatattaataacaaaataaaaaaagtgatacacatggttaaaataaaaaaattgaatacatgataataataataaaaatatggatacacattaataacaaaataaaaaatgtggaaACACATGCACGAGAGTGTTCCCACCTATGAGGTTcagacactcctcttaaatggtgtgtctgTCGGACACACGTATTGGATACCCACACTCGTACGACACTTGTAGGACACATATCGGTgaagtgtttaattttaaaaatatttgttggatttttgacaattctagcacggttttaacacaattttaaaaagaaaaaatacattaattttctaaaaacttaaatttgttgtataaaaattttataataattataaaataaggaacaaatctttttgaaccagctaaaaaaaaccttaaacatacttatacacataaatctttattgtcaatttatataattcataactatataatatataaattcgtgTCTCGTATCTTACTTTTTAGATTTTACATCATATTTATTTGTTGGATTGTATTAGTGTTTTGTACTAAGTTTGTACTACATAAGTTCCCGctagtaatattaataagaaaaaaaaaattatttatcaataattcaaactaaatataaaaatcaaacatggtttgattaatttaaattgaatataaaatgtaaataaaaaagtaaataggTTGGTCAACATCAACCACCACTACATAAAAAGGGTAAACAAAGAACATACTCGATCAGGTAACTTTACATACCCTAATCTCTTTATTTCACTCCCCAGAATTATCTTACATTATTCAAcggattaaaaaatatacagtAATGTAgtcaaattcaaacaaaacaaagttTGGTGACAGAAATGataattataaattagaatttttGATATATAGATATTTTCTCTTTCCTATGTCAACTCAATCAATTAATTATCTTAATTAATTAGAAAGGGTCGTTACCTGTTAGGTGTTAAGAGAAGACAAAGTATAGTTAATGGCCGTTCCAGTGCCACCGCAACATCCAGAAGATTCACGCCACGTGGCAGCCAACTATCTTCGTGGCTCCCAAAGTGGGACCCACCATAAAACAAAACGAACTTTCCACATGCGATTCCGTTCCCTCTATCTATCTGTCTCTGAAAATTCGTGTCTTCTCGCTTACGCTTCCACTTTCTCTCCCAAACGAACACCACTAACAGTAACCGTTTCGTTCCCATCACAGACCAAAAcctaaaataaatgaaaaaggaaaagcTAAAGATGAGAAAGAAGCTTTCAATGCTTTTATTCACTCAAAGCATTCAAAGGTTCCTTCGATtgtagaaaaaaaagagaaaaactcAGCGATGGCGGTGACTGCTAGTGTCCCCAGTCATTCCTCCACACTCTGCTTTTCTTTCTCTATAAACAAAAGGCAATTCctcattcttttctttctttctgttgATAATAACGATTCACGAGTTCTTTCGCGATTGATTCATGTAGgataattttcttctttttctaattgtggttatttatttaatttaacagTTGCCAGGTATTGTATTATCGCCTGTGGTGGAGTTCCATTTTTTTAcgttaattaatttattaattccgATTACGTCGCGGTCTAATCTAACCTtgtcagatttttttttaattgtataatttttattattagtttccttttaaaacttttaaaaccGATTCGATTTGAACCTAATAAAATAGGACAACTATCGGTATTGATTGTGAAATCAGAAAATTCGGTATGAATTAAATGAATTAGGAATTAGGAAAGGGTGGTGATTGTGGTTTGAATTGAATGTGTGACAGTGTTGTTGCGGAGGAGAGGTTTTTGAGGCGGCATGGGGAGTAGGGTTAAGCAGGGGAGGAGATTGCAGAAGATGATGAAGTGTCTGTGTGTGAGGGAGCCGGTCAAAGGGGAAGATGAAACGGTCCCTTCCTCGGAATCTCTTGCAATCAGGGAATTTTATTCTTCAACAGCGAGTGGGCGTTCTGGCCTCGATGGAGAAATTGAGATGTTGGGGTCTGATTCTGGTAAAATAGACGAAACTGATTTGTCTTTGCGTGAGAGTGGCATCTTGGACAATGAGGTTGGTTTCTTCAAAAATCCCTTGCTTTCTCCATTTGATGATACCCTGAAtcataacttttatttttatgtactGTGATTTGCTCTTGCTTACTTACTTACTCCAGAGAGATCCAAGTCCTTTGGTTCTTTGTTAAGTTATTCACAGATTACAACAACTTTCAGAATTTTCTGTGTCACTTTTATTTGTGGATAGTTGAGAGCCCTCAGTGTCCATCTAACTAACGGTG from Phaseolus vulgaris cultivar G19833 chromosome 1, P. vulgaris v2.0, whole genome shotgun sequence carries:
- the LOC137816058 gene encoding uncharacterized protein, yielding MRPPSRRAPLPLNGGAKRKERHHGSPKLNSSKLPKLEGPNPVSTNMLLAGYLAHEFLSKGTLLGRRMGQSPGLQEESQEQKYQRYVELTLLLKTDGAHLFDIVNPNQLAQFLKL